The genomic region CACCAACACTCAAGCGATTcggccaccaccactaccacaccCCCGCCGCTGCTACCACCACGCCGCTGCTACCACCACGGCCCTGCCGCCGACACCACGCCCCTGCCGCCGCTGCTACATACAAAGGTAAgtgccgtttttttttttgttaaattagtttagaaattgaaactaattgaattaaactatgaaattaaatagttttctttcctttattgttattgttaatcgaTTAAATTGATTGGATTTTGTTTTAGAATTGAAATTAGGTTATGTGTTaggtttttattaaaattaattgaattagtttagaaattgttagtttttctattaaaattcatgttaattagttgttattatgtaaattttggtATTGTTATATGTTGTTTGCGAAATATAGTTGAATGAGATTGATTTTTGAGTCaaattttgttgttgttaatcGGATTGGGAGTGAATTTAAAGGGTTTTAAGGCCGAAACCACGGCCAAACGTGGGGAATGGACGTTGGCCGTGGCTGAAACGTGGTAACTCCACGTTTTACCGTGGGTAAACGTTGGAAATGGGGGTTTGGCTGCGGTCAAACGTGTGATTCTCACGTTTGGCTATGGTCAAACGTTGGGAATTattgtttggccgtggtcaaacatCCAGTTTTATTGTTTGGccgcggtaaaaaaaaaaacaaaagtttggccgcggtaaaaaaaaaaatgtttgaccgtggtaaaaaaaaaaatgtttagccACGGTCAAACAAGGTATTTTTTTGTTCAACCGCGGTCAAAGAAGAGGCTTTTTTGTTCGCCCGCGgtaaattaaatttttttttaaaaaaccgtgttttatgctATTATTTGCCGATTTTTGTTACTTTATATGATATTTAGTCGATTAACGTGTTTTCTAACAACTTATAATTTCCTAATGCAGATGGCAGATCGAAATGAGAGAGGAAAGGCAATCATGAATGCTCCGCCTCCGCCTAACATACACGACCGTCGGCCGGGCGTAATGTTACGGGCTCGAAGCGTCGTTTGCGAGTTAAGCAGGCCCACAAGCAGCCACCCCCACTTCGAGAGACGTCTGGAATGGTTATGATGCCTACTCCCGGTCACGTCGTTAGCGAGACGGAGGAGGCGAGGTCACGGGAGGTTCTTTGGTAGTTACCAaagatgatagagaggatgaGCCGTCGGATGACGGTTcctgggggaggaggaggaggatctttGGAGAGTATGTGGTCCAACCGAACCCGGCACCGCCGAGAGTGTTGAGTCTGAAGTTGGGCCGGGATAGTAGAGGACGTTATTCGAGTGTTAGAGAGTCCTCTAGCACCGATAGGTCGAGGAGGCCGAGGAAGGATAGTTCTTGGATCCTGAGAGAGCCCGTTCCTGGTGGTCCTAGGAACATTACCACCCTACGGAGTTTTGGTGGGTCACGTTGCGTTCAACAGTTGGTCGGACCCTAACCCGGAGAATATGAGGTCGTGGATCAAGCTCTACGAGAGGCCGAAAGCTGCGAGGGAGATTAGGAACATGGTTCTCACTGAGGGTGTTGCAGCTAGGGTACAGGCGAGCGGGTTTGGGGTTTTGAAGGAGTGTTTTACCACCGGCCTAGATGATAACCTCCTTAGTGCTTTTATCGAGAGGTGGCATCCGGATACtaacactttccatatgccttttggagagattagtATCATGCTCCATGATGTCCAGCATATTCTTGGGATACCTGTTAGTGGTGATCGGGTGCTTGTGGCCGGTTCGGGCGAGGATGATGATAGTGGTCTGAGGGGCAAGATTGCGAGGTTTTATGGAGTTCCTGAGTCCGATGTTGTACCACCGCTCTACAAGAATGGCGGTTTACTAACATCGGAGTTGAGGAATGTTGTTTACCTAGGGAACGAGCATGACTTGTTACGGGCTTACCTCTTGATGTTACTGGGTCATACTCTTTTCATGGATAAGAGTGGTGATAGGGTGTCCGCTCAGTTGTTGCCCTTGTTTGATAGTCTTGAGCGGGTTGGTTCATATGCTTGGGGTGCGGCTTGTTTGGCTTACTTGTACCGACAGCTAGGGATAGCATCGCGCCGAGATGACAAATTTCCTCATACTTTCAGTTTTGTATGTTGTCAAGGCTTTTGCATTGATGGCTTTGTTCACATGCCATCTACACAACAAATGCTCAGCCCGGGGAAATACTTGCTCAAGAGCGCTGATCAAACCCAATTCTCGGTCGGTGACAAATACAAATAGGACGTTACTCTCGGTGGCATCTAAAATCGCAGCTAACTTTCTCAACAGCCACTTGTAATTCACGTCAGACTCGGTAGGAATCATCGCACATGCAATTAAGAAGGACGATCCCGTGGGTGTCACACCAACCATCTCAATGAGTGGATTCTTGTAAATGTTGGTTTTATAAGTCGAATCCATGAGGGCGACATAAGGATAAGCCCGgaacaacttaatcgcttcagGATGAGCCATGAAAATGTGAGTCAACTCTTTTGACTCCTCGGAATCAATCTCGTAGAAGTAGACGTATTTCGTTGCCACCGCTAGAGCCAACATTTGCTGAGCGGTGTTTCTTTCACCCATTTCTTCTTTCTTAATTTTCCTTGTTTCATTATACAGTTGGGTGCTTGACGGTTGAGGTTTTTCGGGGGATCTCAAATGAAGACCATTTTTAATATCCCTCGGTTGAACCCCGGCTAATGTTTGTTGCCTAACATATGCCTTCTCTTCCGCGTCCAATCCCGCAAAGTGCCGATCCCCGTCCTTATAAACGGCTACGTTGTGGTTGTGTAGTCCAGCACCCTCGGAGGTTACAATGTTCCACACCACCGTCTCTTTATCATTTTTAGACACGAAATTTTGAACGGCACGAATACGAAACTTGCATGAACACTTCTGCGACCTCCTTGGCTTTTCAAGATCGTCCGATTCTTTTGGTTTACCATGTCTTTTACATCGAAAATAACTTGCCAACAACCTGTTCTTTTTCCTATTTTTAGCTCCGttatttgctttaaccaaagcaaaCCCATTCTCGAATGCGATTTTCTGAGCCCAATTGAAAGCATCGTCACGCGTTTCGAAATCTATAGTAGTCtcgaacaacgggttgtaatcaaTTGGATTATCGCCAAAATCCTCCCACGATTCCTGTTATAAGCAATAAGGACTatagtaagacaataaaaaggattCATATACTACATAAGTTGCgtaaaacgaaagaaaaacatGTAAAAATGAGTAGAAAACGAGTTATTCATGCCTAAAACACGAGACCCAACAAACGACCGCGACCAAACATTACTTTCCATCGATCAACCGCGGACGAACAACGAAAACCAATTTTAATCCACGGCCAAACAATGAAAATCAAcatttgaccacggccaaacaatgaaatccaacgtttgaccacgaccaaacattgaattccaacgtttgaccacggccaaacattgAAATCCAACGttggaccatggccaaacgtggAAATCAAACGttggaccatggccaaacgtggAAATCCTTTGTTTGGTCCGTGGCAAACGTTGGTTTCCAACGTTTGGACCGTGGTCTGAACGTTGGTTTCCAACTTTGGCCATGGTTCATCTTTCGAGGGACATTTTTCAGATTACGCAACAAATTCAAACATTCGCTACTACTAAGTTAATAcgtcaagtaattcaactatCGAATAAAATGAACGATgcgcaaaaaaaattgaaaaattaagcaaATGATTAAGTTGTTTACGTACCGTTGAATCGAGATTCGACATATTgttaattattgttgttgttgttgttgttgttgttgtttgttttgaatttagttgagtttgagagaattttttttagagagagaaagtcaaAAGGGCAGTCATCGTctttttttatgaaaaacgtcgtcgatatttactaaaacgtcgtcgatataaatcagcccccCCTTCAATAATTTACATGCAGGCCTGGCAgcttttggaaataagaaagagGATAAGCCGCCTAGTTTTTTAGCGGCTTTACTATATCAGTACAATAAACACACATTACACCAACTTAAAAGTGATGCAATATAAGCCGCTAAGGAGCTTAGCGGCTCCATCtaaaaactggaaaaaaaaaatatactgatgacgtggacccattcaCCCCAAATAGTTTAAAATCAACCCTAAAACTCTAATTAATTTGCTAAATAACACTATTTAACCAAAAAGTTCCGAAATTtgtacaaattctcattgaagactaCACTATCGGTCTAAAATTTAAGACAGATCAAGTATATTGTACTAGTTCTGTACTCGAGTCATCAATATCGTTTTAAGAGTCATCAATATCGTTTTAAGAGAGACTTACTGTAAAATTTGTCATATATAAAAGCGATCCTTACTAgaattttaattatgtttatttttatgtttttagaAAGAGACAAAGATGGAAAAAGGGAATGATAAGAGAACAAGAGAAGTGGCTTTGTACTGGAAAAGCTTAAATCCTGTTTTTAAAGTTGATCTTCATGGAGATTTTCGTTCTAGGCTTGTAAGTTCTTTGTTTGTAAGTCCATCTCGTTCTTTATTTTTCGGTCTTATTCTCTTATTGATAGTGTCGGAGTCGATTGTTTACCTTTCCTTAGCTTTGTTCTGCCTTTAAGGTAGGTAAGTTTATAGTACAAAGTTAAACAAGTCAACAAGTGTATTGGAGCGAGGGAGTAGGGATCTCAATAGATCGGGTTCGGGTCGAGTAaagcctcatccgtcatccatccgtccttttaaaatctcatccaacccgttCGTCATCCGTAAAACATATCATCcatcatccatccatcatccatggatgaaacggatGGATGGGGTGATTAAATGGCGTTGCGTATTTTTATGTTTGAATTTAAAAAAATGATAGCTTTTTTATTCTCTGCAAAAATAAAGTTAGATTATTATTTTAGTTTAACTTTTCGGTGGGTGGGTTTACAAAATATCTATATTGAAAGtataaaaatatgaaaatatgaagATTTTATTTCTTGATAATGTGTTATATGTAcaaaaacattaaataaagagtaataaaatcgggtgatggatggatggcggGTGAAATTTtttcatccaacccatccgtcatccgtCATCCGTTTCATCCATCATCCGTTTCATCCGTCATCCCTCCATCATCCATTTAAGTCGtgttttcatccatcttttagAACCGAGTGGATTGGATTTCGATCTgatgcgggtgaaattgacatccctacGAGGGAGTATGCAATTCCATACTTCATGAAGTTGCATGCAAAATTGCAAATGATGCAATTTTCATtaaatgtataaacaaatgctTGGGTAGATTTGATTGTGGTTTACGATTATTGCGTTCATCCCCGTTGACTGTGATAGACCCAATTTTCGTTAACCTCGTCAGTCGTCATAGGCGGAAGTTTTTGAAACAACTTTGTAATGAGCACAATTGTACATGCATGACCATATTTTTTGCTACACATTGAAATCTGACTTGTGGTCTCAAAATTGATGCAAAATCAGGATTTTCCGCAGTATTTCTCTGATAATCTGAAAGGCAGATTACCTCGTATGGTGACTATCAAGGGTCCCGGTCCAGACATCGATACCTGGGAAGTGCAGGTTGGAACATCAACAAACACCACTTGGGTTTTCGGTCAGGGGTGGAAAAACTTTGTTACAGCATTCTCTTTAGAAGAGAGTGATACTTTGATCTTCAAATACAAGAAAAGTTTGTATTTTAAGGTGATAGTGATAAGTGGCAAAACTTCCTGTGAGAAAGAATCATCCCATTTCGTTACAATCTCAACACCTGGAGCTCAGCTCACTGATGGCCTAGACTTTAACGAAAAGCAGGAACacgaaaaggaaaaggaaaaggagagTGATGATCATGATCCTAAATTATTTCCTTTCAAATTTGAGGACATTATCAACTGTAACATGAGACCGCCGTCTCAGATAACTGAGTCAAGTGGAAGTCGTAGTGAGAGCAGGAAAAGAAATGCAGAAGTAGTCGCATCACCGGAAACTGTAAGAGTGAAAACAGGTACTTTCTCAGAGTTGGAGACATATTTAATTTCTTTTCTTGGTGTATCGTTTATGATATCAATTTCTGCAGTTCAAACTTTGAATTTCGTCTTGTTCTTCTATTCCTGAAAGCAGAAAACATATCTTTTTCAAGTCAGACAAACAGGCAACAGTTTACTGAGAAGATAGAGTTTGCCAGGCAACGGGCGAAGTCGATACAAACGTTCAGGGATAATAGCTTCTTTGTATCCTTGTCACGTTCACATGTTTTGGGGACGCGGAAGAAACttgtaaggaaaaactttagtagAAAATTATTTAACTTTTCTATCTGTTGTCCCATTCTAGGTATGCGTTTAGAGTCAAATGAGGCTTATTAACTGAACTAGAACGAGTAGTAGTAGTCTAAGAATGATTCGAGAAACAAATTGATTCGTTGTTACGTAAATGTTCATGCAGGGTATTCCACGACAGTGGTGGGATATGGTGATCTAGTCTAACAAGAATCAATATATTCAACTTCGTGGCCAAGGCGATGATGAATGCAGGTCAT from Silene latifolia isolate original U9 population chromosome 3, ASM4854445v1, whole genome shotgun sequence harbors:
- the LOC141648831 gene encoding protein FAR1-RELATED SEQUENCE 4-like, whose amino-acid sequence is MAKVGNQRSDHGPNVGNQRLPRTKQRISTFGHGPTFDFHESWEDFGDNPIDYNPLFETTIDFETRDDAFNWAQKIAFENGFALVKANNGAKNRKKNRLLASYFRCKRHGKPKESDDLEKPRRSQKCSCKFRIRAVQNFVSKNDKETVVWNIVTSEGAGLHNHNVAVYKDGDRHFAGLDAEEKAYVRQQTLAGVQPRDIKNGLHLRSPEKPQPSSTQLYNETRKIKKEEMGERNTAQQMLALAVATKYVYFYEIDSEESKELTHIFMAHPEAIKLFRAYPYVALMDSTYKTNIYKNPLIEMVGVTPTGSSFLIACAMIPTESDVNYKWLLRKLAAILDATESNVLFVFVTDRELGLISALEQVFPRAEHLLCRWHVNKAINAKALTTYKTESMRKFVISARCYP
- the LOC141645994 gene encoding uncharacterized protein LOC141645994 is translated as MEKGNDKRTREVALYWKSLNPVFKVDLHGDFRSRLDFPQYFSDNLKGRLPRMVTIKGPGPDIDTWEVQVGTSTNTTWVFGQGWKNFVTAFSLEESDTLIFKYKKSLYFKVIVISGKTSCEKESSHFVTISTPGAQLTDGLDFNEKQEHEKEKEKESDDHDPKLFPFKFEDIINCNMRPPSQITESSGSRSESRKRNAEVVASPETVRVKTENISFSSQTNRQQFTEKIEFARQRAKSIQTFRDNSFFVSLSRSHVLGTRKKLGIPRQWWDMVI